In Streptomyces sp. P9-A4, the genomic window TCCACATGGTCACCATGCCCGTCGCGTACGACCCCCGGGACCCCAACCGCGTCGTCCCCCTCGAAGCCCAGGCCAAGCAGGTCTGGACGGCCCTGAAGAAGGACCTCCCGATCCCCGCGGCGGCCACGAAGGACACCGCCACCGGCAAGGCCGACGGCCTCGTGAAGTAGCGCCGGAAGCGCCGCCCCGAGCGGCTCAGGAATAGTTCCGGCCCGACCCCGGTTTTGGGAGATGCGGCCGGTCCTGGCAGACTGGTACGTCGGCCCCGGTTCACGTTTGCCGCAACCCGCGGAAGCGACCCGGAGCCCTCCCGAAACTAGGAGACACCTTGAAGCGCGAGATCCACCCCGAGTACGTCGAGACCCAGGTCAGCTGCACCTGTGGCGCGTCGTTCACCACCCGGAGCACGCTGACCGAGGGCACCATCCGTGCCGAGGTCTGCTCCGAGTGCCACCCGTTCTACACGGGCAAGCAGAAGATCCTCGACACCGGCGGCCGCGTCGCCCGCTTCGAGGCCCGCTTCGGCAAGGCCGCCGGCTCCGCCAAGTAGCGAGCCCCTGCGCCGGTCCTCGGTCGCCCCGCGCGGGTGGCCGGGACCGGCGCTTTGCCGTCCCCGTAGCAACTGACGAAAAACCCAGGAGCCCCCGATGTTCGAGGCGGTCGAGGAACTGGTCGGCGAGCACGCCGACCTGGAGACGAAGCTCGCGGACCCTTCGGTCCACGCCGATCAGGCGAACGCGCGCAAGCTCAACAAGCGCTACGCCGAGCTGACCCCGATCGTCGCCACCTACCGGGCCTGGAAGCAGACCGGTGACGACATCGAGACCGCCCGCGAGTTCGCGCACGACGACCCCGACTTCGCCGCCGAGGTCAAGCTGCTGGAGAAGGACCGGGAGGGGCTCACCGAGAAGCTCCGCCTGCTCCTCGTCCCGCGCGACCCGAGCGACGACAAGGACGTCATCCTGGAGATCAAGGCGGGCGCGGGCGGCGACGAGTCTGCCCTCTTCGCCGGCGACCTCCTCCGCATGTACCTCCGGTACGCCGAGCGCGTCGGCTGGAAGACCGAGATCATCGACGCCACCGAGTCCGAGCTGGGCGGCTACAAGGACGTCCAGGTCGCCGTGAAGACCAAGGGCGGCAACGGCGCCACCGAGCCCGGCCAGGGCGTCTGGGCCCGCCTCAAGTACGAGGGCGGCGTGCACCGCGTGCAGCGCGTGCCCGCGACCGAGTCCGCCGGCCGCATCCACACCTCCGCCGCCGGCGTGCTCGTCACGCCCGAGGCCGAGGAGGTCGAGGTCGAGGTCCACGCCAACGACCTGCGCATCGACGTCTACCGCTCGTCCGGACCCGGCGGCCAGTCGGTCAACACCACCGACTCCGCGGTCCGCATCACCCACCTGCCGACCGGCATCGTCGCCTCCTGCCAGAACGAGAAGAGCCAGCTCCAGAACAAGGAGCAGGCCATGCGCATCCTGCGCTCCCGGCTGCTCGCCGCCGCGCAGGAGGAGGCCGAGTCCAAGGCCGCCGACGCCCGCCGCAGCCAGGTCCGCACGGTCGACCGCTCCGAGAAGATCCGCACGTACAACTTCCCGGAGAACCGCATCTCCGACCACCGCGTCGGCTTCAAGGCGTACAACCTGGACCAGGTGCTCGACGGCGAGCTCGACCCCATGATCCAGGCCTGCGTCGACGCCGACTCGGCCGCCAAGCTCGCCGCGGCGTAAGTGGCGTAAGTTCCGTAAGCCCCACCCCGCACCACGGAGGACCAGCGTGAACCTGCTGCTTGCCGAGGTGGCCCAGGCCACCCAGCGGCTGGCCGACGCCGGCGTTCCCTCACCGCGTTTCGACGCGGAGGAGCTCGCCGCGTTCGTGCACGGCGTCAAGCGGGGGGAGCTGCACAACGTCAAGGACGCCGACTTCGACGCCCGCTACTGGGAGACCGTCGCCCGCCGCGAGGCCCGCGAACCGCTCCAGCACATCACCGGGCGGGCGTTCTTCCGCTACCTGGAGCTCCAGGTCGGACCCGGCGTCTTCGTGCCCCGGCCGGAGACCGAGTCGGTCGTCGGCTGGGCGATAGACGCCGTACGCGCCATGGACGTCGTCGAACCCCTCATCGTCGACCTCTGCACCGGCTCCGGGGCCATCGCCCTCGCCATGGCCCAGGAGGTTCCGCGCTCGCGCGTGCACGCCGTCGAACTCTCCGACGACGCCCTCGTGTGGACCCGGAAGAACGCCGAGGGCTCCCGGGTCACCGTCCACCAGGGCGACGCGCTCAGCGCGCTCCCCGAGCTGGACGGCCAGGTCGACCTGGTCATCTCCAACCCGCCGTACATCCCGCTCACCGAATGGGAGTACGTCGCACCCGAGGCCCGCGACCACGACCCGGAGATGGCCCTCTTCTCCGGCGAGGACGGCCTCGACACCATCCGCGGCATCGAGCGCACCGCCCACCGGCTGCTCCGCCCCGGCGGCCTCGTCGTCATCGAGCACGCCGACACCCAGGGCGGGCAGGTGCCGTGGATCTTCAACGAAGAGGCCGGCTGGGCCGACGCCGCCGACCACCCGGACCTGAACAACCGGCCGCGCTTCGCGACCGCCCGCAAGGCAATGCCATGACCGCCATGACCGACATGGCGAACCACGCGAACGAGGAGGCCGGGAACTGATGGCACGGCGATACGACTGCAACGAGGCGACCGACCGTGTGACCGGCCTGCGCGAAGCCGCGTCCGCCGTCCGCCGGGGCGAGCTCGTCGTGCTGCCCACCGACACCGTGTACGGGATCGGCGCGGACGCCTTCAGCAGCGAGGCCGTCGCGGACCTGCTTGCCGCCAAGGGCCGGGGCCGCAACATGCCCACGCCCGTGCTCATCGGCTCCCCGAACACCCTCCACGGCCTCGTCACGGACTTCTCCGAGCAGGCCTGGGAACTCGTCGACGCCTTCTGGCCCGGGGCGCTCACCCTCGTCGCCAGGCACCAGCCGTCCCTCCAGTGGGACCTCGGCGACACCCGGGGCACCGTCGCCATCCGCATGCCGCTGCACCCCGTCGCGATCGAGCTGCTCACCGAGGTCGGCCCGATGGCCGTCTCCTCGGCGAACCTCACCGGACACCCGGCGCCGGAGGACTGCGACGCGGCGCAGGGCATGCTCGGCGACTCCGTCTCCGTCTACCTCGACGGCGGACCCACGCCCGGGATCGTCCCCTCGTCCATCGTCGACGTCACGGGCAAGGTCCCGGTGCTGCTGCGCGAGGGAGCACTGTCGCCGGAGGAGCTCCGGAAGGTCGTACCCGACCTCGAGGTGGCACATTGACCGCCCCTGAGGGGCGTGGCATAGCGGGGTTCGAAGACAGCACCACCTTCCGCATCCTCCACGTCAGCACCGGCAACGTCTGCCGCTCGCCGATCACCGAGCGGCTGACCCGCCATGCCCTGAGCGACCGCCTCGGCGATCCCCTCGGCGGCGGCCTGATCGTGGAGAGCGCGGGCACCTGGGGCCACGAGGGCGCCCCGATGGAGGCCAACGCGGAACTGGTCCTCGCCGACTTCGGCGCGGACTACAGCGGCTTCGTGGGGCGTGAGCTCCTCGACGAGCACGTCATCCGCGCGGACCTCGTCCTGACGGCGACCCGCGACCACCGGGCGCAGGTCATCTCCATGGGCCACTCGGCGGGCCTGCGCACCTTCACCCTGAAGGAGTTCACCCGCCTGGTCCGCGCGATCGACCCGGCCACCCTCCCGGACGCCCACGACGAGGGCATGGTGGAACGCGCCCGCTCCCTGGTCCGCGCGGCAGCGGCTCTACGCGGGTGGCTCCTCGCCCCCTCGGTGGACGCGGACGAGGTCAACGACCCGTACGGCGCCCCGATCACGTTCTTCCGCTCGATCGGCGACGAGATCAACCAGGCGCTGGATCCCGTGGTGACGGCGCTGACGGGCGTTTCGGCGCGGGACTGACGCTCAGCGGGCGGGTGGGGGCGGCGCTGCCTACATTGGTGCTGACATCCCTCCACGCCCGGAGTCAGCCATGCCGGTCACCGCTCCCCCCGAAGTGGGTCTCGACGTCCTGCGCCGGCAGGATCCCGAGATCGCCGACGTGCTGCTCGGTGAGGTGCGCCGGCAGGCCGACAGTCTGCAGCTGATCGCCGCCGAGAACTTCACCTCGCCCGCCGTCCTCGCCGCGCTCGGTTCCCCCCTCGCCAACAAGTACGCCGAGGGCTATCCCGGTGCCCGGCACCACGGCGGCTGCGAGTACGTCGACGCCGCCGAGCGGATCGCCGTGGAACGGGCCACCGCGCTCTTCGGAGCCGACCACGCGAACGTCCAGGCCCACTCGGGCTCCTCGGCCGTCCTGGCGGCGTACGCGGCCCTTCTCAGGCCCGGTGACACGGTTCTCGCCATGGGGCTCGAACACGGCGGGCATCTCACCCACGGTTCGCCCGCCAACTTCTCCGGCCGCTGGTTCGACTTCGTCCCGTACGGCGTCGACGCCGAGAGCGGGCTCGTCGACTACGAGCAGGTCGCCGCCCTCGCCCGGCACCACCGTCCGAAGGCGATCGTCTGCGGCTCCATCTCGTACCCCCGCCACCTCGACTACGCCGTCTTCCGGGAGATCGCCGACGAGGTCGGCGCCTATCTGATCGCGGACGCGGCCCACCCCATCGGCCTGGTCGCCGGGGGAGCGGCCCCGAACCCCGTCCCGTACGCCGACGTGGTCTGCGCGACCACGCACAAGGTGCTGCGCGGTCCGCGCGGCGGACTGATCCTCTGCGGCGACGACCTCGCGGGGCGGATCGACCGCGCGGTGTTCCCGTTCACCCAGGGCGGCGCCCAGATGCACACGATCGCGGCGAAGGCGGTGGCGTTCGGCGAGGCCTCCACCCCGGCGTTCACCGCGTACGCCCATCAGGTGGTCGAGCACGCCCGGGCCCTCGCCGCCGCCCTCGCCGCCGAGGGCTTCGCGCTGACGACCGGCGGCACCGACACCCACCTCATCACCGCCGACCCAGGACCCCTCGGCATCGACGGCCGCACCGCCCGCGCCCGGCTGGCCGCCGCCGGTGTGGTGCTCGACACCTGCGCCCTGCCGTACGGGGTGGGGCGCGGGATCCGGCTGGGCACGGCCGCCGTGACGACGCAGGGCATGGGCTCCCCGGAGATGGCCGGGATCGCCGGGCTGTTCACCGCCGCGCTGCGCGACGACGCCGCGGAGACCGCCAGGGTGCGGGCGGAGGTAAGGGCACTGACCGGGCGATTTCCCCCGTATGGACCCTGAGGGAAGACCCGGGAAAGTCGCTGTGCAACCGTTCGGACGGCCCGCGTGTCTCCAAGCACATGGACGGCACGGCTAGGGTGTGGGGCTGAGATGGCCAGCGATTCCTGTGGGGCAGCCCGTGCGTGATTACCTGCTGACGCTCTGTGTCACGGCCGCGGTGACGTACCTGCTCACCGGTCCGGTGAGGAAGTTCGCCATCGCGACCGGGGCGATGCCGGAGATCCGCGCCCGCGACGTACACCGAGAACCGACTCCGCGGCTCGGTGGCATCGCCATGTTCTTCGGGCTGTGCGCGGGTCTGCTCGTCGCCGACCACCTGCAGAACCTGAACAGCGTCTTCGAGCTCTCCAACGAGCCGCGGGCCCTGCTCTCCGGTGCCGCCCTGATCTGGCTGATCGGCGTCCTGGACGACAAGTTCGAGCTGGACGCGCTGATCAAGCTGG contains:
- a CDS encoding arsenate reductase/protein-tyrosine-phosphatase family protein, with amino-acid sequence MTAPEGRGIAGFEDSTTFRILHVSTGNVCRSPITERLTRHALSDRLGDPLGGGLIVESAGTWGHEGAPMEANAELVLADFGADYSGFVGRELLDEHVIRADLVLTATRDHRAQVISMGHSAGLRTFTLKEFTRLVRAIDPATLPDAHDEGMVERARSLVRAAAALRGWLLAPSVDADEVNDPYGAPITFFRSIGDEINQALDPVVTALTGVSARD
- a CDS encoding L-threonylcarbamoyladenylate synthase, whose translation is MARRYDCNEATDRVTGLREAASAVRRGELVVLPTDTVYGIGADAFSSEAVADLLAAKGRGRNMPTPVLIGSPNTLHGLVTDFSEQAWELVDAFWPGALTLVARHQPSLQWDLGDTRGTVAIRMPLHPVAIELLTEVGPMAVSSANLTGHPAPEDCDAAQGMLGDSVSVYLDGGPTPGIVPSSIVDVTGKVPVLLREGALSPEELRKVVPDLEVAH
- the rpmE gene encoding 50S ribosomal protein L31; translation: MKREIHPEYVETQVSCTCGASFTTRSTLTEGTIRAEVCSECHPFYTGKQKILDTGGRVARFEARFGKAAGSAK
- the prmC gene encoding peptide chain release factor N(5)-glutamine methyltransferase — its product is MNLLLAEVAQATQRLADAGVPSPRFDAEELAAFVHGVKRGELHNVKDADFDARYWETVARREAREPLQHITGRAFFRYLELQVGPGVFVPRPETESVVGWAIDAVRAMDVVEPLIVDLCTGSGAIALAMAQEVPRSRVHAVELSDDALVWTRKNAEGSRVTVHQGDALSALPELDGQVDLVISNPPYIPLTEWEYVAPEARDHDPEMALFSGEDGLDTIRGIERTAHRLLRPGGLVVIEHADTQGGQVPWIFNEEAGWADAADHPDLNNRPRFATARKAMP
- the glyA gene encoding serine hydroxymethyltransferase, coding for MPVTAPPEVGLDVLRRQDPEIADVLLGEVRRQADSLQLIAAENFTSPAVLAALGSPLANKYAEGYPGARHHGGCEYVDAAERIAVERATALFGADHANVQAHSGSSAVLAAYAALLRPGDTVLAMGLEHGGHLTHGSPANFSGRWFDFVPYGVDAESGLVDYEQVAALARHHRPKAIVCGSISYPRHLDYAVFREIADEVGAYLIADAAHPIGLVAGGAAPNPVPYADVVCATTHKVLRGPRGGLILCGDDLAGRIDRAVFPFTQGGAQMHTIAAKAVAFGEASTPAFTAYAHQVVEHARALAAALAAEGFALTTGGTDTHLITADPGPLGIDGRTARARLAAAGVVLDTCALPYGVGRGIRLGTAAVTTQGMGSPEMAGIAGLFTAALRDDAAETARVRAEVRALTGRFPPYGP
- the prfA gene encoding peptide chain release factor 1; translation: MFEAVEELVGEHADLETKLADPSVHADQANARKLNKRYAELTPIVATYRAWKQTGDDIETAREFAHDDPDFAAEVKLLEKDREGLTEKLRLLLVPRDPSDDKDVILEIKAGAGGDESALFAGDLLRMYLRYAERVGWKTEIIDATESELGGYKDVQVAVKTKGGNGATEPGQGVWARLKYEGGVHRVQRVPATESAGRIHTSAAGVLVTPEAEEVEVEVHANDLRIDVYRSSGPGGQSVNTTDSAVRITHLPTGIVASCQNEKSQLQNKEQAMRILRSRLLAAAQEEAESKAADARRSQVRTVDRSEKIRTYNFPENRISDHRVGFKAYNLDQVLDGELDPMIQACVDADSAAKLAAA